In a single window of the Luteolibacter yonseiensis genome:
- a CDS encoding discoidin domain-containing protein — MSHHPFFSLFEDPAHWQVFASGQSEGRLSRCEGADGGCGLRLEYDFHGGGGFVVLRREVRFCLPGTFEIGFLVRGEGPENHFEFKVSDPGNTNVWRRQRENVELPANWTNVRMHERDLPFAWGPAGGGGPSEVGAVEFAIVAGSGGKGVLELASPVFEDQTLRSPRSITATSHKQGFPPEAVFADASLTGWQAAPGDASPRWEVDFGRPLRFGGMVITWPDALPRRKFTVEVSGDGNVWTGIHRSSSVLGKMSHISTPGLEARHLRITFADCGCAALCSVVLRPDAFSSTPNEFIHAVAADYPRGWFPRYWLREQSYWTPVGSPEGKRRALINEEGMVEVDEAGFSLEPFILTGGKHFTWADVETSVSLPKGGAPMPAVTWKSAAFSLEILPWVDGGDDKLTLHVTYRLTCHQPTGDTRLVVAVRPFQVNPPWQAFRNLGGRSPIHHITCGRRGLKVEGREILTTPRMDAAGAATFDENGIFPILNHQGVPAAQKVDDTSGLASAAMVWNLPGGGSILEVTVSSPYFHNAKTATAAARSRAQARWEKTLGRVKWQVPASAEPAIHAMRTAAGHILINRDGAAIQPGPRRYTRSWVRDCVIMGAALAKIGLPFALREFLTWYAPFQREDGFIPCVVDRDGVDWLVEHDSHGQFLWGVREVFREGCDRKFLLEMMPHVRKAADFLIVLRAGRLTGEYRSGEHAACFGLLPESASHEGYLAHHVHSYWDDFWGIRGLEAAAELAEMLGFSDDSRRWKSEAARFQDDLLTSINKVITDKGLNYIPGSVEWADFDPTATSNAISMLDFAGLLPEGPLQGMLDTYLDGFHRKHRGEMQWTNYTAYEIRIIGAFVRLGKRDTANELLDFFLSDRRPCEWNQWPEITWRDPRSPGHLGDVPHTWIAAEYLLAVASMIAEEREATDSLVLAAGMRWAWIADGDGFSVEDLPTRYGLLDFRIRAKDRNSILVEIGRSIDLPPGGLTVVPPLPAGMRITSVSCRRGNHSPDELTGESIVVDSLPFAAEVRLEPREGSV; from the coding sequence AGGGACCTGAGAACCATTTTGAATTCAAGGTTTCGGACCCGGGAAACACGAACGTCTGGCGGCGTCAGCGCGAGAACGTGGAATTGCCGGCAAACTGGACGAACGTGCGCATGCACGAACGGGACCTGCCGTTCGCCTGGGGACCGGCCGGCGGTGGCGGGCCGTCGGAAGTCGGGGCGGTCGAGTTTGCCATCGTGGCGGGATCGGGTGGAAAAGGAGTGCTGGAGCTGGCCTCTCCGGTGTTCGAAGACCAGACACTGCGGTCGCCACGTTCGATTACGGCGACCAGCCACAAGCAGGGATTTCCGCCCGAGGCCGTGTTCGCGGATGCATCTCTCACAGGCTGGCAGGCGGCTCCGGGTGACGCGTCGCCCCGGTGGGAGGTCGATTTCGGCAGGCCGCTGCGCTTCGGCGGGATGGTCATCACCTGGCCGGATGCCCTGCCACGCAGGAAATTCACCGTGGAGGTATCGGGCGATGGAAACGTGTGGACCGGGATCCACCGGTCTTCGTCCGTGCTCGGAAAAATGAGCCACATTTCCACACCCGGTTTGGAGGCACGGCACCTTCGGATCACCTTCGCCGACTGTGGATGCGCCGCGCTGTGTTCCGTCGTCCTGCGGCCGGACGCTTTTTCCAGCACTCCGAATGAGTTCATCCACGCCGTCGCCGCCGATTACCCGCGCGGCTGGTTCCCGCGCTACTGGCTGCGCGAGCAATCCTACTGGACTCCTGTCGGCAGCCCGGAGGGAAAACGCCGCGCGCTCATCAACGAAGAGGGCATGGTGGAGGTGGACGAAGCCGGATTCTCACTCGAGCCGTTCATCCTGACCGGTGGAAAGCATTTCACCTGGGCGGATGTGGAAACTTCGGTCTCCCTGCCGAAAGGCGGCGCGCCGATGCCCGCCGTCACTTGGAAATCCGCCGCGTTTTCGCTGGAGATCCTGCCATGGGTCGATGGCGGCGATGACAAGCTCACCCTCCACGTCACCTATCGGCTGACGTGCCACCAGCCGACCGGTGACACGCGGTTGGTCGTCGCCGTGCGGCCTTTCCAGGTGAACCCGCCTTGGCAGGCCTTCCGCAATCTCGGCGGCCGCAGCCCCATCCATCACATCACCTGCGGCAGACGCGGCCTGAAAGTGGAAGGAAGGGAAATCCTCACCACCCCGCGGATGGATGCCGCTGGTGCCGCGACTTTCGATGAGAACGGGATTTTCCCTATCCTCAACCACCAGGGCGTGCCTGCGGCCCAGAAAGTCGATGACACGTCCGGCCTCGCTTCGGCGGCGATGGTTTGGAACCTGCCTGGCGGTGGGTCCATACTGGAAGTCACCGTTTCATCTCCCTATTTCCACAACGCGAAGACCGCCACCGCCGCCGCTCGTTCCCGGGCACAAGCTCGTTGGGAGAAAACCCTTGGCAGGGTGAAATGGCAGGTCCCCGCTTCCGCCGAACCGGCCATCCATGCCATGCGTACCGCGGCGGGCCATATCCTCATCAATCGCGATGGAGCCGCCATCCAGCCGGGACCCCGGCGCTACACCCGTTCATGGGTCAGGGATTGCGTCATCATGGGAGCGGCCCTCGCCAAGATCGGACTGCCGTTCGCCCTGCGCGAATTCCTGACCTGGTACGCCCCCTTTCAACGCGAGGACGGATTCATTCCCTGTGTCGTGGACCGGGATGGGGTTGACTGGCTGGTGGAGCACGACAGCCATGGGCAGTTCCTGTGGGGCGTGCGCGAGGTTTTCCGGGAAGGATGCGATAGGAAATTTCTGTTGGAAATGATGCCCCATGTCCGCAAGGCGGCGGACTTTCTCATCGTGCTGCGGGCCGGGCGGCTCACCGGAGAATACCGTTCCGGGGAACATGCCGCCTGCTTCGGCCTGCTGCCGGAATCCGCGAGCCACGAAGGCTATCTCGCCCATCACGTACATTCCTACTGGGATGATTTCTGGGGCATCCGGGGGCTCGAAGCCGCGGCGGAACTCGCGGAAATGCTGGGTTTTTCGGACGACTCCCGGCGGTGGAAATCCGAGGCCGCCCGCTTCCAGGACGATCTCCTGACCTCGATCAACAAGGTCATCACGGACAAGGGTCTCAACTACATTCCGGGTTCGGTCGAGTGGGCGGACTTCGATCCGACAGCCACCTCCAACGCAATTTCCATGTTGGACTTCGCCGGCCTGCTGCCGGAAGGACCGCTGCAGGGGATGCTGGACACTTACCTGGACGGCTTCCACCGCAAGCACCGGGGGGAAATGCAGTGGACGAATTATACGGCATACGAGATCCGCATCATCGGAGCCTTCGTCCGGCTCGGGAAACGTGACACGGCGAACGAGCTGCTGGACTTTTTCCTCTCGGACCGCCGTCCGTGCGAGTGGAACCAATGGCCGGAGATCACCTGGCGGGACCCGCGTTCTCCGGGTCATTTGGGAGACGTGCCGCATACCTGGATCGCCGCGGAATACCTGTTGGCGGTGGCATCCATGATCGCGGAAGAACGCGAGGCCACCGATTCCCTCGTCCTGGCCGCCGGGATGCGGTGGGCGTGGATCGCCGATGGGGACGGGTTCTCGGTCGAAGATCTGCCCACCCGTTACGGACTGCTGGATTTCCGGATCCGGGCCAAGGACCGGAACTCCATTCTCGTGGAGATCGGCCGTTCCATCGACCTGCCGCCCGGAGGCCTCACGGTGGTGCCGCCGTTGCCGGCAGGAATGCGCATCACCTCCGTTTCCTGCCGCCGTGGAAACCATTCCCCGGATGAACTCACAGGTGAATCCATCGTGGTGGATTCCCTGCCGTTCGCAGCGGAGGTGCGGCTGGAGCCTCGCGAGGGATCAGTCTAG
- a CDS encoding GH36-type glycosyl hydrolase domain-containing protein: MSTATHPPVNFPHRVSSPSGMSAELNANGTVRRMDCGDIMLNVFLGNESEGAASNIFLRRSGDSSGFIPLTGPGSPAAYEMDERGFVAGGVWGDLAFRVRLLLAESAKAWFWHVEVENTGENEISYDLIHTQDIAIANYGAVRLNEFYVSQYVDHAPLEHPRAGIAVASRQNQAMGGRCPWTVIGSLGKAVSYSTDALQFHGLAARQGAVADALANGLPGERLQHEHSLVAIQDEEVTLKPGEKSQRGFFGWFEVDKTTATSGDDTRRIDAALALPESTCPAWPAEIPAAPPAPGLFASAPLLETTPLGDDELDHFFGTGRRHAELRNGSLASFFSDRASHVVLKEKELAVLRPHGHILRSGGSLTPDESALTSTAWMNGVFHSMVTQGHVSINRFLSTCHSYLGLFRSHGQRVFVELGGDWKLLGVPSAFEMTTDACRWIYKHAEGVIEVVSTAPDDRHELRLSLTISKGGPARFLISHHVALNGDDGSASVPAGFEVQGNTAILRAIPDSDVGRRFPDGRFLIEASGGTVVEKTGGDELLFPDAVSHDQPFLCLITAESTTASLVMRGRLVDDTVEQAEDFWKTIGSGLRIHAPSASPLAPAAERAADIFPWFIHNALVHYLSPRGLEQYSGGGWGTRDVCQGPVELLLALGRFAPIRDLLLRVFRQQNTDGDWPQWFMFFDRERNIRPGDSHGDIVYWPLVALAQYLTATEDAGLLDETVPFFNPEANAGETSSIQRHVDRALELIRSRVIEGTRLAAYGHGDWNDSLQPAKPDMRERLCSSWTVTLNYQTFIALASAYRQIGKTDFADHLENQAATILAEFQKTLVVDEVLTGLAYFHQDGKTDYLLHPRDATTGLSYSLLPMIHAIINDMFSPAQAEFHLALIREHLSGPDGARLFDRPMAYHGGLQTNFQRAESASFFGREIGIMYTHAHLRYCEALARYGDAEAFFQALGRINPIAIDELVTTATPRQSNCYYSSSDAAFKDRYQAYDEYDRVKNGGVALEGGWRVYSSGAGIGVRLIMQCLLGIRVEKHSLVIDPVIPAGLDGLRVELVLAEQPISLVYRINSSGHGPTAVAINGRELDFTRESNPYRTGGARISMDSLKQSLGGNNDVLTISLD; this comes from the coding sequence ATGTCAACCGCCACGCACCCTCCCGTCAATTTCCCGCACCGCGTGTCCAGCCCCTCCGGCATGAGCGCCGAGTTGAACGCGAATGGTACCGTCCGACGCATGGACTGCGGGGACATCATGTTGAATGTCTTCCTCGGCAACGAGTCCGAGGGCGCGGCATCCAACATCTTCCTGCGTCGTTCGGGGGATTCTTCCGGCTTCATTCCCTTGACCGGTCCCGGCAGTCCCGCGGCTTATGAGATGGATGAACGGGGATTCGTCGCCGGTGGCGTATGGGGAGATCTGGCATTCCGGGTGAGGCTGCTGCTGGCGGAATCCGCCAAGGCATGGTTCTGGCACGTGGAGGTGGAGAACACGGGGGAAAACGAGATTTCGTATGACCTCATCCACACGCAGGACATCGCCATCGCGAACTATGGCGCGGTCCGGCTGAACGAGTTCTACGTCAGCCAGTATGTGGATCACGCCCCGCTGGAACACCCGCGGGCCGGTATTGCCGTCGCCTCCCGCCAAAACCAGGCGATGGGAGGCCGCTGCCCGTGGACCGTCATCGGTTCGCTGGGAAAAGCCGTTTCCTATTCCACCGACGCACTCCAGTTCCATGGCCTTGCCGCCCGCCAGGGCGCGGTCGCGGATGCGCTCGCGAATGGATTACCCGGCGAACGCCTGCAGCACGAGCATTCGCTGGTAGCCATCCAGGACGAGGAGGTCACCCTGAAACCGGGCGAAAAATCACAGCGCGGTTTCTTCGGCTGGTTCGAAGTGGACAAGACCACCGCCACCTCCGGTGACGACACACGCCGGATCGATGCCGCTCTGGCCCTGCCCGAATCCACCTGCCCTGCCTGGCCCGCGGAAATCCCGGCGGCACCTCCCGCGCCGGGCCTTTTCGCATCGGCTCCATTGTTGGAGACCACACCGCTCGGCGATGACGAACTGGACCACTTTTTCGGCACCGGGCGGCGCCATGCGGAGCTCCGGAACGGCTCGCTCGCATCGTTCTTCAGCGATCGTGCCAGCCACGTGGTCCTGAAGGAAAAGGAACTCGCCGTGCTCCGGCCGCATGGCCATATCCTGCGTTCGGGCGGCTCCCTGACACCTGACGAATCCGCGCTCACCTCCACCGCTTGGATGAACGGGGTGTTCCACTCCATGGTCACGCAAGGCCACGTCAGCATCAACCGGTTCCTCTCCACCTGCCACAGCTACCTCGGGCTGTTCCGCAGCCATGGGCAGCGTGTTTTCGTCGAACTCGGAGGCGATTGGAAACTGCTGGGCGTGCCGTCCGCATTTGAAATGACAACGGATGCCTGCCGCTGGATTTACAAACACGCGGAAGGAGTGATCGAAGTGGTTTCCACCGCGCCGGATGACCGCCATGAGCTCCGCCTGTCCCTGACGATCTCAAAAGGAGGTCCTGCCAGGTTCCTGATTTCCCATCACGTCGCCCTGAATGGTGATGACGGCAGCGCGTCCGTTCCCGCCGGATTCGAAGTCCAAGGAAACACCGCGATCCTCCGCGCCATTCCGGATAGCGATGTGGGACGCCGTTTCCCCGACGGACGGTTCTTGATCGAAGCCAGCGGCGGCACCGTGGTGGAAAAAACCGGTGGCGACGAACTGCTCTTCCCGGATGCCGTCAGCCATGACCAACCGTTCCTCTGCCTCATCACTGCGGAGAGCACCACCGCAAGCCTTGTCATGCGTGGCCGTCTCGTGGATGACACGGTGGAGCAAGCGGAAGATTTTTGGAAAACCATCGGCTCCGGCCTGCGGATCCATGCCCCTTCCGCAAGCCCGCTCGCTCCGGCGGCGGAACGCGCCGCGGATATCTTTCCATGGTTCATCCACAACGCGCTCGTCCACTACCTTTCCCCACGCGGACTCGAACAATACTCCGGCGGAGGCTGGGGCACCCGTGACGTCTGCCAGGGTCCGGTGGAACTGCTTCTCGCGCTGGGCCGCTTCGCACCGATCCGCGACCTGTTGCTGCGGGTCTTCCGCCAGCAGAACACCGATGGGGACTGGCCGCAGTGGTTCATGTTCTTCGACCGCGAGCGCAACATCCGGCCCGGGGACTCCCATGGCGACATCGTTTACTGGCCGCTTGTCGCACTCGCGCAATATCTGACCGCCACGGAAGATGCGGGCCTGCTGGACGAAACCGTGCCATTTTTCAATCCGGAGGCGAACGCCGGGGAAACTTCCAGCATCCAGCGGCATGTGGACCGGGCTCTGGAGCTCATCCGCTCCCGGGTGATCGAAGGTACGCGCCTCGCCGCCTACGGCCACGGGGACTGGAACGACTCGCTCCAGCCCGCCAAACCGGACATGCGCGAACGGCTGTGCAGTTCGTGGACGGTTACGCTGAACTACCAGACATTCATCGCCCTCGCCAGCGCCTACCGGCAGATCGGCAAAACGGATTTTGCGGATCACTTGGAAAATCAGGCCGCAACCATTCTGGCGGAATTCCAGAAGACTCTCGTGGTGGACGAGGTGCTCACCGGCCTCGCCTATTTCCATCAGGATGGAAAAACCGATTACCTGCTCCACCCCCGAGACGCCACCACAGGCTTGTCATACAGCCTGCTGCCGATGATCCACGCCATCATCAACGACATGTTCAGCCCGGCTCAGGCGGAGTTCCATCTCGCACTCATCCGCGAACATTTGTCGGGTCCGGACGGTGCCCGGCTTTTCGACCGCCCCATGGCCTACCACGGCGGGCTGCAAACCAATTTCCAACGTGCGGAAAGCGCCAGTTTCTTCGGACGGGAGATCGGCATCATGTATACCCACGCCCATCTCCGCTACTGCGAGGCGCTCGCCCGCTACGGAGATGCGGAGGCATTTTTCCAAGCGCTGGGCCGGATCAACCCCATCGCCATCGACGAATTGGTCACCACCGCCACACCGAGGCAGTCGAACTGTTACTATTCCAGCTCCGACGCCGCCTTCAAGGACCGCTACCAGGCCTACGATGAATATGACCGCGTGAAAAACGGCGGGGTCGCGCTGGAGGGCGGCTGGCGTGTGTACTCGAGTGGAGCAGGGATCGGCGTGCGTCTCATCATGCAGTGTCTGCTCGGCATCCGCGTGGAAAAACATTCGCTGGTGATCGACCCGGTGATCCCCGCCGGGCTGGACGGACTGCGGGTGGAACTGGTTCTCGCGGAGCAACCCATTTCGTTGGTCTACCGGATCAACTCCAGCGGTCATGGGCCGACCGCGGTCGCGATCAACGGACGTGAGCTCGATTTCACGCGGGAATCCAACCCCTACCGGACAGGTGGAGCACGGATCTCGATGGACTCGTTGAAACAATCCCTCGGAGGAAACAACGACGTCCTGACGATTTCCCTAGACTGA
- a CDS encoding AAA family ATPase translates to MRIEGINSLTLFPFANSEVNFPQSPDRGNQGEMHLFTGPNGTGKSRLLSILAASTTRDDLIRSERFPEGLTLTNWNQITEDSWDTSVRDAFSGEYVCQVRRTHPDKAMLAFSFSSIPLIESSQLEVLKNVPLPSAHERLSFNSWISRDINQRIANLKVQAAMELMNGDPEKPGRTLTVAQRIESAISEITERRFSVIAQAHPEPRLMFQWGDRLLPIKGMPAGLNSILSWMFTAATVMDIKFQESKDPLAEEAFFFLDEPESYLHPEWQRRVLPIAQKLFPNSQFFVATHSPFVVSSVNEGFIYRLTTNEDDEVSISKAIPASKGDSYVTAVSEILGLSEWFDPESEKLLIEFRACRDAALKGNTEAESKVRALAATISSRSEELSNIIGMELRQLDRQLEKLTAAKP, encoded by the coding sequence ATGAGAATTGAAGGAATAAATAGCTTAACCTTATTTCCTTTTGCAAATAGTGAGGTTAACTTTCCCCAATCCCCTGATAGGGGTAATCAAGGGGAAATGCATCTGTTCACTGGGCCGAATGGAACAGGCAAGAGCCGACTCTTGTCGATTCTAGCCGCATCTACAACCAGGGATGATCTTATACGATCTGAAAGATTTCCAGAAGGTTTGACACTCACCAACTGGAATCAGATTACGGAAGATAGTTGGGATACGAGCGTTCGAGATGCATTTAGTGGCGAATATGTTTGTCAGGTGCGAAGGACCCATCCCGATAAGGCGATGTTAGCATTCTCATTTTCAAGTATTCCCTTAATCGAGAGTTCACAACTTGAGGTATTGAAAAATGTTCCGCTGCCGAGTGCACATGAACGTCTTTCCTTTAATTCGTGGATATCGAGGGATATCAATCAGCGGATTGCCAATCTAAAAGTGCAAGCCGCAATGGAGCTAATGAATGGTGATCCTGAAAAACCGGGGCGAACCCTTACTGTAGCCCAGCGTATCGAATCTGCTATTAGTGAAATTACCGAACGCCGCTTCTCAGTAATAGCCCAGGCACACCCAGAACCCAGGCTCATGTTCCAATGGGGAGATCGGTTGCTGCCCATCAAAGGAATGCCGGCGGGGCTAAATAGCATACTTTCTTGGATGTTCACGGCAGCCACGGTCATGGATATTAAATTTCAAGAGAGTAAGGATCCCTTGGCTGAAGAAGCTTTTTTCTTCCTAGATGAGCCGGAATCTTATCTCCATCCCGAGTGGCAGCGAAGAGTGTTGCCTATTGCTCAAAAGCTATTTCCGAATAGCCAGTTTTTTGTAGCAACTCACTCGCCTTTTGTTGTTAGTTCTGTAAATGAAGGGTTTATTTACAGGCTAACTACTAACGAAGATGATGAAGTCTCGATTTCAAAAGCCATTCCCGCATCGAAAGGAGATAGTTATGTGACCGCAGTTTCCGAAATTCTTGGCCTTTCAGAATGGTTCGACCCAGAAAGCGAAAAACTGCTGATCGAATTCCGAGCATGTAGGGATGCCGCTCTGAAAGGAAATACCGAAGCGGAGTCAAAGGTACGCGCTCTCGCCGCGACCATTTCCAGCCGCAGTGAAGAGTTATCGAACATCATTGGCATGGAGCTGCGGCAGCTTGACCGCCAACTTGAAAAGTTGACCGCCGCAAAACCATGA
- the tyrS gene encoding tyrosine--tRNA ligase, whose protein sequence is MSPEQQLAQLTAGTAKVLSEKELLEKLRLGRPLRIKLGVDPTAPDIHLGHTVALEKLRQFQLLGHQAVLLIGDFTATIGDPSGRSATRPPLTRDDVLVNAATYTDQAFKILDREKTEIVYNGDWFRKMNYEEILKLNSRVTLQQMLQREDFRTRIEAGQEVRLHELQYPIMQGWDSVEIRADVEIGGTDQLFNILVGRDLQKEEGQPQQVVMVMPLLEGLDGVRKMSKSYGNYVGVSDAPQEMFGKLMSVSDELMDRYYLLLLGEARDPAGHPMDAKKSLAEKITSRYHGLEAGTSARADWDTRFSKKDLAAAELPEISLADLPADLTVLSLSAHTFKAAFDLEKSNGELKKQFITSGSVQLNGDKLTDPNAPVSPAAGDVLKLSKKHAVRFV, encoded by the coding sequence ATGTCTCCAGAACAACAACTCGCCCAGCTCACCGCCGGAACCGCCAAGGTCCTTTCCGAAAAAGAACTCTTGGAAAAACTCCGTCTCGGCCGTCCGCTCCGCATCAAGCTCGGGGTGGATCCCACCGCGCCGGACATCCACCTCGGCCACACCGTCGCCCTGGAAAAGCTGCGGCAGTTCCAGCTCCTCGGCCATCAGGCGGTGCTTCTCATCGGCGATTTCACCGCCACCATCGGCGACCCTTCCGGCCGCTCCGCCACCCGTCCGCCGCTCACGCGCGACGACGTGCTGGTGAACGCCGCCACCTACACCGACCAGGCGTTCAAGATCCTCGACCGCGAAAAAACCGAGATCGTTTACAACGGCGACTGGTTCCGGAAAATGAACTACGAGGAAATCCTCAAACTCAATTCCCGCGTCACGCTCCAGCAGATGCTCCAGCGCGAGGACTTCCGCACCCGCATCGAGGCCGGCCAGGAGGTCCGCCTCCACGAACTGCAATACCCCATCATGCAGGGCTGGGACTCGGTGGAAATCCGCGCGGATGTCGAGATCGGCGGCACGGATCAGCTTTTCAACATCCTCGTCGGCCGCGATCTCCAGAAGGAGGAAGGCCAGCCGCAGCAGGTCGTCATGGTCATGCCGCTGCTGGAGGGACTGGATGGCGTCCGCAAGATGTCCAAGTCCTACGGCAACTACGTCGGTGTCAGCGACGCCCCGCAGGAAATGTTCGGCAAGCTCATGAGCGTTTCGGACGAACTCATGGACCGCTACTACCTGCTCCTGCTCGGCGAGGCCCGCGACCCAGCCGGCCACCCGATGGATGCGAAGAAGTCTCTCGCCGAGAAAATCACCAGCCGCTACCACGGCCTCGAAGCTGGCACCTCCGCCCGCGCGGACTGGGACACCCGCTTCTCGAAAAAAGACCTCGCCGCCGCGGAACTTCCCGAGATTTCCCTGGCCGATCTCCCGGCGGACCTCACCGTGCTCAGCCTCAGCGCGCATACCTTCAAGGCCGCCTTCGATCTGGAGAAATCCAACGGCGAGTTGAAAAAGCAATTCATCACCAGCGGCTCCGTCCAGCTCAACGGCGACAAGCTCACCGACCCGAACGCCCCGGTCTCACCCGCGGCGGGCGATGTGCTCAAGCTGTCGAAGAAGCACGCGGTGAGGTTTGTTTGA